Proteins co-encoded in one Bacillus infantis NRRL B-14911 genomic window:
- a CDS encoding ABC transporter ATP-binding protein — MAELKLDNIYKIYDNKVTAVDNFNLHIQDKEFIVFVGPSGCGKSTTLRMIAGLEEISQGDFSIDGKRVNDVPPKDRDIAMVFQNYALYPHMTVYDNMAFGLKLRKFPKDEIARRVNEAAKILGLEPYLDRKPKALSGGQRQRVALGRAIVRDAKVFLMDEPLSNLDAKLRVQMRAEIAKLHQRLQTTTIYVTHDQTEAMTMATRLVVMKDGVIQQVGAPKEVYEKPENVFVGGFIGSPAMNFFNGKLQDGKLVLGDTSVAVPEGKMKVLRDQGYVGKDIIFGIRPEDIHDEPVFIDASQGSKISAKIDVSELTGAETMIYSSINGQDFVARVDSRTDIMPGQQVDLAFDMNKAHFFDAETEDRIRSKNE; from the coding sequence ATGGCAGAATTAAAACTGGATAATATATATAAAATTTATGATAACAAAGTGACAGCAGTGGATAACTTCAATCTTCATATCCAGGACAAGGAATTCATCGTTTTTGTCGGCCCTTCAGGCTGCGGTAAATCGACAACACTGCGAATGATTGCAGGACTTGAAGAAATTTCACAGGGGGATTTCTCAATTGACGGCAAACGCGTCAATGATGTGCCTCCAAAAGACCGCGATATCGCGATGGTTTTCCAGAACTATGCCCTTTACCCGCATATGACGGTTTATGATAATATGGCTTTTGGACTGAAGCTCCGCAAATTTCCAAAAGATGAAATTGCCCGCCGTGTAAACGAAGCTGCCAAGATCCTTGGACTTGAGCCTTATCTGGACCGTAAGCCAAAAGCATTGTCCGGCGGTCAGCGCCAGCGTGTTGCACTTGGCCGCGCCATCGTCCGCGATGCCAAAGTCTTCCTGATGGATGAGCCGCTTTCCAACCTGGATGCCAAGCTCCGCGTTCAGATGCGTGCGGAAATTGCCAAGCTTCACCAGCGCCTGCAGACGACAACGATTTATGTAACACATGACCAGACAGAAGCCATGACAATGGCTACACGCCTTGTGGTCATGAAAGACGGAGTCATCCAGCAGGTTGGAGCTCCAAAAGAAGTTTACGAAAAACCTGAAAATGTATTTGTCGGCGGATTCATCGGATCTCCTGCCATGAACTTCTTCAACGGCAAGCTCCAGGATGGAAAGCTGGTCCTCGGTGATACATCTGTAGCCGTTCCAGAAGGAAAAATGAAAGTTCTCCGCGACCAGGGATATGTCGGCAAAGACATCATTTTCGGAATCCGTCCTGAGGATATCCACGATGAGCCTGTATTCATCGATGCTTCCCAGGGATCCAAAATCTCTGCCAAAATCGATGTATCCGAGCTTACTGGTGCAGAAACCATGATTTACTCCAGCATCAATGGCCAGGACTTTGTCGCCCGTGTTGATTCACGGACAGACATCATGCCTGGACAGCAGGTGGACCTGGCGTTCGACATGAATAAAGCCCACTTCTTCGATGCTGAAACAGAAGACCGCATCCGCTCAAAGAATGAATAA
- a CDS encoding PucR family transcriptional regulator, with translation MFTKLHALYRNSRLQQEEPDFFFFHDFYWFTDNDETQWFGVPAKDISEEELRLLRTLFHSARLPGRLDQHSKGWHDWLFRSGPLPVAEPARCRIAQIELSGSEFEQEDAETALRAFLSEDIILLWEKKTRCYLVIPEGNDVGEDEFRSIIQAFETDFYVKMYVYLGKFFPAGDQLRGGFEEEKDFFGRALRLMPHERVLTFEKAFPSCLVAEMKPSLRESLDTQLLGPAAEDSELLATIKAFLENGSNATLSAKKLYIHRNTLQYRLDKFSEKTGVNLKDFNNAVTVYLACLLKDQQH, from the coding sequence ATGTTTACTAAATTGCATGCTTTATACCGGAATTCCAGGCTTCAGCAGGAAGAACCAGACTTTTTCTTTTTTCATGATTTTTATTGGTTCACAGACAATGATGAAACTCAATGGTTCGGAGTGCCTGCAAAAGATATTTCCGAAGAAGAATTAAGGCTCCTCCGCACTCTTTTTCATTCTGCACGCCTTCCCGGCAGGCTGGATCAGCACTCAAAAGGATGGCATGACTGGCTGTTCCGCAGCGGCCCCCTGCCCGTGGCTGAACCGGCGCGCTGCAGAATCGCCCAAATCGAATTGAGCGGCAGCGAGTTTGAGCAGGAAGATGCCGAAACGGCGCTGCGGGCCTTTTTGTCAGAGGATATTATTCTCCTGTGGGAAAAGAAAACCCGCTGCTATCTTGTTATTCCGGAAGGTAACGATGTTGGCGAAGATGAATTCCGATCCATCATCCAGGCGTTCGAAACCGATTTTTACGTAAAAATGTATGTATACCTGGGCAAGTTTTTTCCCGCAGGCGATCAACTGCGGGGCGGCTTTGAAGAGGAGAAGGATTTCTTCGGCAGAGCCCTCAGGCTGATGCCCCATGAAAGAGTCCTAACCTTTGAAAAGGCATTCCCGTCCTGCCTGGTTGCTGAAATGAAGCCAAGCCTCCGCGAGAGCCTTGACACCCAGCTTCTTGGACCGGCTGCAGAGGATTCGGAACTGCTGGCCACAATCAAAGCTTTTCTTGAGAACGGATCCAACGCAACCCTGTCGGCAAAAAAACTGTACATCCACAGAAATACCCTGCAATACAGATTGGATAAATTCTCGGAAAAAACAGGAGTAAACCTGAAGGATTTCAATAATGCTGTAACCGTTTACCTTGCCTGTCTGTTAAAGGATCAGCAGCATTAA
- a CDS encoding metal-sensitive transcriptional regulator: MEYSQEMKNRLKRLEGQVRGVIRMMEEEKHCKDVVTQLSAVRSAVDRAMGYIVAKNLESCIREANEEGRNAEEAIQEAVNMIVKSR; encoded by the coding sequence ATGGAATATTCACAGGAAATGAAGAATCGCCTGAAGCGCCTGGAGGGACAGGTCCGCGGAGTCATCCGGATGATGGAGGAAGAGAAGCACTGCAAAGATGTGGTAACCCAGCTTTCTGCCGTAAGATCCGCCGTTGACCGGGCGATGGGGTATATTGTCGCCAAAAATCTAGAAAGCTGCATAAGAGAAGCCAATGAAGAGGGCAGAAATGCAGAAGAAGCCATCCAGGAAGCAGTCAATATGATTGTAAAAAGCAGATAA
- a CDS encoding YheE family protein — protein MLTHFQYQPLYENNQMPGWRISFYFKNKKYNGIYNPDGSIEWTGAAPPSDEEDRLKSGIHELMLFHVYDSR, from the coding sequence ATGCTAACACATTTTCAATATCAGCCGCTTTATGAAAACAACCAGATGCCCGGCTGGCGTATTTCCTTTTATTTTAAAAATAAAAAGTACAACGGCATTTACAACCCCGACGGCAGCATTGAATGGACGGGCGCCGCTCCCCCTTCAGACGAGGAGGACCGCCTTAAATCGGGCATCCATGAATTGATGCTCTTTCATGTGTATGACAGCCGCTGA
- a CDS encoding YheC/YheD family protein, whose protein sequence is MTAPLSQELKRWLSSPEGGERTAFQLKRPESGGPIAGILASRKSESTLAGNSRLFKDIQREMLSRGGISVVFAPEDISGDGAEGIVYLPGQDAWSLVSAPLPDIIYNRIPFRKSEQTGSFRKAAAFFQAKKIPFFNPCFLEKFECYSKLKQEPGLTGFLPDTILIGSGRELESFLMKHNDIYIKPNSSFKGKGIIRAGMDHDGMVLAKDLNGQTRHSDFGHFWEDWRSVFEEQAFIAQEAVYAATADGQRNDFRILAHGQAGKYEVTGIGIRQAAVEDITTHIPNGGRLIPYNDYRTPAHDEFIKKAVQLAGKSLSREMGWFGEFSMDAGYDGNGRYVIYEINSKPMKFDEENIETERIRRLADILFDKAVY, encoded by the coding sequence ATGACAGCCCCGTTAAGCCAGGAACTTAAACGGTGGCTAAGCTCCCCTGAAGGAGGAGAAAGAACCGCCTTCCAGCTGAAGAGGCCGGAATCGGGCGGGCCCATTGCCGGGATCCTTGCCAGCAGAAAATCGGAAAGCACACTGGCAGGCAACAGCCGGCTATTCAAGGACATACAAAGAGAGATGCTGTCACGCGGCGGCATCTCAGTTGTATTTGCACCGGAAGATATATCAGGTGATGGAGCCGAAGGAATCGTCTACCTGCCTGGCCAGGATGCATGGTCCCTTGTGTCTGCCCCCCTTCCTGATATCATCTACAACCGCATCCCTTTCAGAAAGAGTGAACAGACCGGGAGCTTCCGCAAAGCTGCTGCCTTTTTCCAGGCTAAGAAGATCCCTTTCTTTAATCCATGTTTTCTAGAAAAATTCGAATGCTATTCAAAATTAAAACAAGAACCTGGATTAACAGGCTTTTTGCCGGATACCATCCTTATTGGCAGCGGCCGGGAGCTGGAGTCATTCCTTATGAAGCATAATGATATTTATATTAAGCCAAACAGCAGCTTTAAGGGAAAGGGGATTATAAGAGCCGGAATGGATCATGACGGAATGGTCCTGGCGAAGGACTTGAACGGACAGACCCGGCATTCTGACTTCGGACATTTTTGGGAAGATTGGAGATCTGTCTTTGAGGAACAGGCATTTATTGCACAAGAGGCCGTTTATGCTGCCACAGCGGACGGGCAGCGGAATGATTTCCGGATACTCGCCCATGGCCAGGCAGGCAAGTATGAGGTGACAGGCATAGGCATACGGCAGGCTGCAGTGGAAGATATAACGACTCATATCCCCAATGGCGGCAGGCTGATTCCTTATAATGATTACCGCACACCAGCACATGATGAATTCATTAAGAAGGCAGTCCAATTGGCTGGTAAATCCCTGTCCCGCGAAATGGGATGGTTCGGGGAATTCTCCATGGACGCAGGCTATGACGGCAATGGACGCTATGTTATTTATGAAATCAATTCCAAACCGATGAAGTTTGATGAAGAGAATATTGAAACTGAAAGGATCAGAAGGCTTGCTGACATACTATTTGATAAGGCGGTCTATTGA
- a CDS encoding YheC/YheD family endospore coat-associated protein, giving the protein MRKQYPIEIKEGRENTVWCPREVIEQQSLEKIAFGACTEEAEFLPTPGDKYIVSISSDLAAKLKLPDLGIPLHLFSEGETLFIGPLVGIFTSGFTPFPLRPIGERTIFFSKLLSVNKAVGALPFLFGEQHIDWDAGTIKGHIYHKEGWATVELPFPNVVYDRLPNRKSERLAELKRIKDRLQKDYLIPWYNPGFFNKLDVFERLQQEEAAVPYLPETHAFSSFSVIERMLGDYGHVYIKPANGSLGLGIRQVIYDREEGFYYCRYRDNEDENRLRKFHTLESLMHHVFRRSNLNSMIVQQGIHLLRHEQRSIDFRVHTNKDESGEWKVTAIAAKVAGLGSVTTHVKNGGEIKTLSEVCTSRMMEQEFTEKLSKAALGLSRVLETQLEGIIAEIGFDLGIDRKGNVWLFEANSKPGRSIFKHPELKEFDYLTRKMSLDFAVFLTEQAISRPEEIFK; this is encoded by the coding sequence GTGAGAAAACAGTATCCCATTGAAATCAAGGAAGGAAGAGAGAATACAGTCTGGTGCCCGCGTGAGGTGATTGAACAACAGTCCCTTGAAAAAATTGCCTTCGGCGCCTGCACAGAGGAGGCGGAATTTCTCCCGACTCCCGGCGATAAATATATTGTAAGCATCAGCAGCGATCTCGCAGCCAAATTGAAGCTGCCCGATCTCGGCATCCCGCTGCATTTATTTTCAGAAGGAGAGACACTTTTCATCGGACCGCTGGTCGGCATATTCACATCAGGGTTCACCCCCTTTCCGCTCAGGCCGATCGGAGAAAGGACAATATTTTTTTCCAAGCTCCTTTCCGTCAATAAAGCCGTCGGCGCATTGCCGTTCTTATTTGGCGAGCAGCATATCGACTGGGATGCAGGCACAATCAAAGGCCATATCTATCATAAAGAAGGATGGGCAACTGTTGAGCTTCCTTTCCCAAATGTCGTGTATGACCGGCTGCCCAACAGGAAATCCGAAAGGCTGGCAGAACTGAAGCGAATCAAAGACCGGCTGCAAAAGGACTACCTGATCCCCTGGTATAACCCCGGCTTTTTCAATAAGCTTGACGTATTCGAGCGGCTTCAGCAGGAGGAAGCGGCAGTTCCCTATCTGCCGGAAACCCATGCCTTCTCTTCCTTTTCTGTGATTGAACGGATGCTGGGCGACTATGGCCATGTCTATATCAAACCGGCAAACGGAAGCCTTGGCCTCGGGATCCGCCAGGTGATCTATGACCGGGAGGAAGGCTTTTATTATTGCCGTTACCGGGACAATGAAGACGAAAACAGGCTGAGAAAATTCCATACCCTGGAATCGCTCATGCACCATGTTTTCCGGCGCAGCAATCTGAACAGCATGATTGTCCAGCAGGGCATCCATCTGCTTCGGCATGAGCAGCGCTCGATCGATTTCCGTGTCCATACAAATAAAGATGAAAGCGGAGAGTGGAAGGTAACAGCCATTGCCGCAAAAGTGGCGGGTCTTGGCAGTGTAACGACACATGTCAAAAACGGCGGGGAAATTAAAACCCTTTCTGAGGTCTGCACAAGCCGCATGATGGAGCAGGAGTTTACAGAAAAGCTGTCAAAGGCTGCTCTGGGACTCAGCAGGGTGCTTGAGACGCAGCTTGAAGGAATTATTGCCGAAATCGGCTTTGATCTCGGAATTGACCGAAAAGGGAATGTGTGGCTGTTTGAAGCCAACTCCAAGCCGGGCAGGAGTATCTTCAAGCATCCGGAGCTGAAGGAATTTGATTATTTAACAAGAAAAATGTCCCTTGATTTTGCCGTGTTTTTAACAGAACAGGCGATATCCCGCCCTGAGGAAATCTTTAAATGA
- a CDS encoding YheC/YheD family endospore coat-associated protein: MRSLGFMSLRSTSEKAYATEIAKRARSCGIECFRFIPSAIDPRTELISGEKYDPDKEDWETASFPLPDVLYDRCFYGNDPHSRQCRSIVHYLKNRSDILFLGHGLPNKLELYKILAQSTLAPYIPKSIHAQSAGQVLQPSSLVSPMILKPANGSQGAGIYYLEMQKDGLLVKTDTTEKQISRLFADQKKAAVWLGQLLSGNSYLLQPYLPLSNEDNQPFDIRILLQKNEAGKWREMGRGVRVGRENGIISNLSAGSAVSSFETWLEKSSVSSSRFLRAELSEISKALPEILEDALPPLFEIGLDIGIARDGAIWILDVNSKPGRKVILETDPDKKEALYRAPLLYGKLLTSAGQAERRKNSEKTVSH, from the coding sequence ATGCGCTCATTGGGATTCATGTCCCTTCGCTCAACAAGCGAAAAAGCTTATGCAACCGAAATTGCCAAAAGGGCCCGGAGCTGCGGGATCGAATGCTTCCGTTTTATCCCCTCAGCGATCGATCCGAGAACAGAGCTCATTTCAGGCGAAAAATACGACCCTGATAAAGAAGACTGGGAAACAGCATCTTTTCCCCTGCCGGATGTGCTGTATGACCGGTGCTTTTACGGAAATGATCCGCATTCCCGGCAATGCCGTTCAATCGTCCATTACTTAAAAAACCGCAGTGATATCCTGTTTCTTGGCCACGGGCTGCCCAATAAATTGGAACTGTACAAAATCCTTGCCCAGTCGACGCTGGCCCCATATATCCCCAAAAGCATACATGCCCAGTCCGCCGGCCAGGTCCTTCAGCCATCATCCCTGGTCAGCCCAATGATCTTAAAGCCTGCCAATGGTTCGCAGGGAGCGGGCATTTATTATCTTGAGATGCAGAAGGATGGCCTTCTCGTCAAAACCGATACAACAGAAAAGCAGATTTCCCGCCTATTCGCTGATCAGAAGAAGGCTGCCGTGTGGCTTGGACAGCTTCTGTCCGGAAACAGCTATCTGCTTCAGCCCTATCTGCCGCTCTCAAACGAGGACAATCAGCCGTTTGATATCAGGATCCTTCTGCAGAAAAATGAAGCTGGAAAGTGGCGTGAAATGGGCAGGGGTGTAAGGGTCGGGAGGGAAAATGGAATCATCTCCAATTTAAGTGCAGGATCAGCAGTCTCCTCTTTTGAGACATGGCTGGAAAAAAGCAGCGTCAGTTCAAGCCGCTTTCTGCGCGCAGAATTGAGCGAGATATCCAAAGCGCTGCCTGAAATCCTTGAGGATGCTCTCCCTCCCCTTTTTGAAATTGGTTTGGATATTGGAATCGCCAGGGATGGGGCCATCTGGATCCTCGATGTCAATTCCAAGCCGGGCCGGAAGGTCATCCTCGAAACAGATCCAGATAAAAAAGAAGCCCTGTACAGAGCCCCGCTTTTATATGGAAAGCTTTTAACATCTGCCGGGCAGGCTGAGAGGAGGAAAAACAGTGAGAAAACAGTATCCCATTGA
- a CDS encoding YheC/YheD family endospore coat-associated protein codes for MSLSFLTITFVPGKMFQDKDVIKVSHSLYHYWSLDADRDLTLKIGKKERLVAIEPASIPKDEIHMDSGLFSYFQLAEEDIRLIVQYAGGDRRLVAGPIIGLMTEASEDHEEVSFRSVHSFCGELQAGIEEFGGIFYVFHIKDFRESGLSGYCWRDGRWVKEQVPFPTVIYNRIHSRKLESGKYFGNFKYKLQELGIPMFNDCFLSKDLVYDILAGEEHMKPYLPETRLLGARTLENMLSRYHEVFIKPVNGSQGRNIVRLSLAENKLSASFSSAGAKDAGKSFPDCAAFFKWFEPQLRTRMYLVQEPIQLASLNGRQLDFRVLCHKGPQNSWRATSAVARISAEQQFVSNIARGGETMKPVKALTLIADKATAVQQAALMKELAVEAAGIISNASEGIVGELGMDLGIDRQGKLWIIEANSKPSKNFEEADQRIRPSAKALIEYFIWLSFQAAKS; via the coding sequence ATGTCTTTGTCTTTTCTTACTATTACGTTTGTTCCTGGGAAAATGTTTCAGGATAAAGACGTGATTAAAGTCAGCCATTCCCTTTATCATTACTGGAGCCTTGATGCGGACCGGGATTTAACTTTAAAAATAGGCAAAAAGGAACGCCTGGTTGCGATAGAGCCTGCTTCCATTCCAAAAGATGAGATTCATATGGATTCAGGGCTGTTCAGTTATTTTCAGCTTGCGGAAGAAGACATCCGCCTGATTGTCCAGTATGCCGGAGGGGACAGACGGCTTGTCGCCGGCCCCATCATCGGCCTGATGACAGAGGCCAGTGAAGACCATGAAGAAGTCAGCTTCCGGTCTGTCCATTCCTTTTGCGGAGAACTGCAGGCTGGAATAGAGGAATTTGGCGGCATATTTTATGTGTTTCATATAAAAGACTTTCGAGAAAGCGGCCTTTCCGGCTATTGCTGGCGGGATGGCCGCTGGGTGAAGGAGCAGGTCCCCTTCCCCACAGTGATTTATAATCGAATCCATTCCCGGAAGCTTGAGTCCGGCAAGTATTTCGGGAATTTTAAATATAAATTGCAGGAGCTGGGCATCCCGATGTTCAATGACTGCTTTCTTTCAAAAGATCTGGTCTATGATATCCTCGCCGGGGAGGAGCATATGAAGCCATACCTCCCCGAGACCCGCCTGCTTGGCGCCCGGACACTGGAGAATATGCTCAGCCGCTATCATGAAGTTTTTATCAAGCCGGTGAACGGGAGCCAGGGCAGGAACATTGTCCGGCTCTCCCTGGCTGAGAATAAGCTATCTGCATCGTTCTCTTCTGCCGGCGCGAAAGATGCAGGAAAATCCTTTCCAGACTGTGCTGCTTTCTTCAAATGGTTTGAACCCCAGCTCAGGACGAGGATGTATCTGGTCCAGGAACCGATCCAGCTGGCGAGCCTGAATGGGAGGCAGCTGGATTTTCGTGTTTTATGCCATAAAGGCCCGCAGAACAGCTGGCGTGCCACTTCTGCGGTTGCAAGGATTTCCGCTGAGCAGCAATTCGTCAGCAATATTGCCCGGGGCGGAGAAACAATGAAACCGGTCAAAGCCCTTACCCTTATAGCAGACAAGGCCACTGCCGTTCAGCAGGCAGCATTAATGAAGGAATTAGCTGTTGAAGCGGCAGGGATCATCAGTAATGCTTCAGAAGGGATTGTAGGGGAGCTTGGCATGGATCTTGGCATTGACCGGCAAGGAAAGCTTTGGATCATTGAAGCCAATTCCAAGCCCTCCAAGAATTTCGAGGAAGCCGACCAAAGAATCAGGCCTTCAGCCAAGGCACTTATAGAATATTTTATTTGGCTGTCCTTTCAGGCAGCCAAAAGCTGA
- a CDS encoding DUF445 domain-containing protein: protein MQTGLTILLMVVIGAVIGGLTNSLAIMMLFRPYKPLYLGKRQIPFTPGLIPKRRSELAEQMGKIVVNHLLTPESIKRKFVNGDFQKEAENLAKKEIARLLNTEKTPAELLGKLGFEDGKAKAEEQLDAFIEKKYETLMDKYRHKPIKEVLAPELLAKAESRIPVISDYIAQKGEDYFSSIEGKMRIQRLVDDFVKGRSGVLGNMLQMVMGNVNLADKIQPEIIKFLRSEGTKDMIAALLQKEWMKVLDWEAARIEEQFERKNIIKSIKLYVRKIIKADDLMDTPLSKLAEPFTETLVEKAVPGLVGMAGEWLSNRMDIIMERLHLADIIKQQVESFSVERLEEMVLSISRRELKMITYLGALLGGIIGLLQGFLVLFI from the coding sequence ATGCAAACTGGATTAACGATATTATTGATGGTCGTCATAGGGGCTGTGATAGGAGGACTTACCAATTCACTTGCCATCATGATGCTTTTTAGGCCCTACAAGCCGCTGTATCTTGGTAAACGCCAAATCCCCTTTACCCCTGGATTGATTCCCAAACGCAGAAGCGAACTCGCAGAGCAGATGGGCAAAATAGTTGTAAACCACTTGCTGACGCCAGAGAGCATCAAGAGGAAATTCGTTAATGGCGATTTCCAGAAAGAAGCTGAAAATCTGGCGAAGAAGGAAATTGCCCGTCTTTTGAATACAGAGAAAACGCCTGCTGAGCTCCTTGGCAAGCTCGGTTTTGAAGATGGCAAAGCGAAGGCAGAAGAGCAGCTTGATGCTTTCATTGAAAAGAAATACGAAACGCTGATGGATAAATACCGCCATAAGCCCATAAAAGAGGTATTGGCCCCTGAGCTCCTAGCCAAGGCGGAATCCCGCATCCCTGTTATCAGTGACTATATAGCACAGAAGGGTGAAGATTATTTTTCAAGCATTGAAGGAAAAATGAGAATCCAGCGTCTTGTTGATGATTTTGTCAAGGGACGGAGCGGGGTGCTTGGAAATATGCTTCAAATGGTTATGGGCAATGTCAATCTTGCTGACAAAATCCAGCCTGAAATCATTAAGTTCCTAAGAAGTGAAGGCACAAAGGATATGATTGCAGCCCTTCTTCAAAAAGAATGGATGAAGGTGCTTGACTGGGAAGCGGCAAGAATCGAAGAACAGTTCGAACGGAAAAATATCATAAAATCGATCAAGCTGTATGTGCGCAAAATCATCAAAGCAGATGATCTGATGGATACCCCGCTCAGCAAGCTGGCAGAGCCTTTCACAGAGACGCTTGTCGAGAAAGCTGTGCCGGGATTGGTAGGCATGGCCGGAGAGTGGCTTTCAAACAGGATGGACATCATTATGGAAAGGCTGCACCTTGCAGACATCATCAAGCAGCAGGTCGAAAGCTTCTCTGTGGAAAGGCTGGAGGAGATGGTGCTGTCCATCAGCCGGAGAGAGCTGAAGATGATCACTTACCTTGGGGCGCTCCTTGGCGGAATAATCGGTCTCCTGCAGGGCTTCCTGGTTTTATTCATCTGA
- a CDS encoding YlbF family regulator, with translation MAVNLHDSAYELEKAIRQSDEYTNLKKIYDEVNSDESARTMFENFRNIQMELQQKQMSGQEISQEEVEQAQKTVALVQQHETISKLMEAEQRMSMAITELNQIIMKPLEELYGSMENN, from the coding sequence ATGGCAGTAAACTTACACGATTCAGCGTATGAACTTGAGAAAGCAATTCGTCAGAGCGATGAATATACGAATTTGAAAAAAATCTATGATGAAGTCAATTCTGATGAATCTGCAAGAACCATGTTCGAAAACTTCCGCAACATCCAAATGGAGCTTCAGCAGAAACAGATGTCCGGCCAGGAAATCTCTCAGGAAGAAGTGGAGCAGGCCCAAAAAACGGTAGCACTCGTGCAGCAGCATGAAACCATTTCTAAACTGATGGAAGCAGAACAGCGCATGAGCATGGCCATCACTGAACTTAACCAAATCATCATGAAGCCTTTGGAAGAGCTTTACGGCTCAATGGAAAACAACTAG
- a CDS encoding D-glycero-alpha-D-manno-heptose-1,7-bisphosphate 7-phosphatase translates to MKKAIFLDRDGVLNEVLSHRVKFVNKPEQLYLLEGAAEAVALFNEAGYEVFGVTNQGGVGLGFMKEKDLHRVHERLQKLVREKGGHITEVAYCPHKPKAGCECRKPNAGMILELAERYDINLSESYMVGDHERDIEAGIKAGCKTAFIGPGPTKADIQADTLWEAAKPILEMQ, encoded by the coding sequence ATGAAGAAGGCTATTTTCCTGGACAGGGATGGTGTATTGAATGAGGTTCTTTCCCACCGGGTTAAGTTTGTCAACAAACCGGAGCAGCTGTATTTGCTCGAGGGGGCTGCCGAGGCGGTGGCTTTATTCAATGAAGCAGGCTATGAAGTATTCGGTGTGACCAACCAGGGCGGCGTCGGGCTGGGATTCATGAAGGAAAAAGATCTCCATAGAGTCCATGAACGGCTCCAGAAGCTTGTCAGGGAAAAGGGCGGCCATATCACAGAAGTCGCTTATTGCCCGCATAAACCAAAGGCAGGCTGTGAGTGCCGGAAGCCGAATGCGGGGATGATACTGGAGCTGGCGGAAAGATATGATATCAATCTGTCAGAAAGCTATATGGTGGGAGACCATGAGCGTGATATCGAAGCAGGGATCAAGGCCGGGTGCAAAACGGCTTTCATCGGTCCTGGCCCGACCAAAGCAGATATCCAGGCAGATACTTTATGGGAGGCAGCAAAGCCGATTCTTGAAATGCAGTAG
- a CDS encoding alpha/beta-type small acid-soluble spore protein codes for MARSNNSNQLLVPGFEAAVQQMKQEIASEFGVNLGAETTSRANGSVGGEITKRLVQMAEQQLGGTRR; via the coding sequence ATGGCAAGAAGCAATAATTCCAATCAATTACTTGTACCAGGTTTTGAAGCAGCTGTTCAGCAAATGAAACAGGAAATCGCGTCTGAGTTCGGAGTAAACCTTGGAGCAGAAACAACTTCAAGAGCAAACGGCTCTGTCGGCGGAGAAATCACCAAGCGTCTTGTGCAGATGGCTGAACAGCAGCTTGGCGGCACAAGAAGATAA